The following coding sequences lie in one Gemmatimonadota bacterium genomic window:
- a CDS encoding YceI family protein: MHTRWLALCSVLVIGGVPQSSAIAQGYPAATALRGSLSFDAKATLGAFTGTTTTLKGEMSSTDGLARVRGWVEAPAKTLSSQNGKRDRDTWSSLEVEKYPALRFQLDSVAPGELHGDSTSVVLMGHFTLHGQTRSARLPGWVWRQGSIIRFKGATPVNVKDYGIGGLTKALGMLRMNENIIVRVDVTFGTGGTS, translated from the coding sequence ATGCACACGCGCTGGCTGGCGCTCTGCAGCGTGCTGGTGATCGGCGGGGTGCCTCAGTCGTCGGCCATCGCGCAGGGCTACCCCGCCGCGACCGCACTGCGTGGCTCGCTCTCTTTTGATGCCAAGGCCACGCTCGGCGCGTTCACCGGCACCACGACCACGTTGAAGGGCGAGATGTCGAGCACCGATGGACTCGCCCGGGTTCGCGGCTGGGTCGAGGCGCCGGCGAAAACGCTGAGCAGCCAGAACGGCAAGCGCGATCGCGATACCTGGTCCTCCCTTGAAGTCGAGAAGTATCCCGCGTTGCGCTTTCAGCTCGACTCGGTTGCGCCCGGTGAACTGCACGGTGATTCAACGTCTGTCGTGTTGATGGGGCATTTCACGCTTCATGGACAGACCCGCTCTGCACGGCTCCCCGGCTGGGTCTGGCGACAGGGGAGTATCATCCGCTTCAAGGGCGCGACACCAGTCAATGTGAAGGACTACGGCATTGGCGGTCTCACCAAGGCGCTCGGAATGCTCCGGATGAACGAGAACATCATCGTGCGTGTCGACGTCACGTTCGGCACCGGAGGAACATCATGA
- a CDS encoding plastocyanin/azurin family copper-binding protein — MSRNCSSRASFPVLAMLLVSACGGDGGTAPPPPPPPAPILVEKGSPSGDAQTVITGQAIAVPLRVKVSRSGAAVTGQDVTWTASGGTIIGSGATNADGVATAAWTVGNIAGPQTANATVGTASTQFAATVLTATPGVLGLAFPGSAGNGQTGNAGSQLGNELRVMVTRGGVPAGGELVIWQADGANAFFEPAQTTSGVDGIATSFWTLGTAIGAQTATAFAGTLAGPSLGFAATSVALPPGTATVKLFTAGGARFEPATLVIAAGTTVSFVWQDGFHDLVPYGNPSFPGQGGGFDPPKTYQVKFTAPGTYKYYCSVHGSTTSGMRGTVIVQ; from the coding sequence ATGTCACGCAACTGTTCGTCACGGGCGTCATTTCCCGTGCTCGCGATGCTGCTGGTCAGTGCCTGCGGTGGCGACGGCGGCACTGCCCCTCCTCCGCCGCCGCCGCCCGCACCCATCCTGGTGGAAAAGGGGTCACCCAGCGGCGATGCGCAGACCGTGATTACCGGTCAGGCCATTGCCGTTCCCCTGCGCGTCAAGGTGTCGCGTTCGGGCGCGGCCGTTACAGGCCAGGACGTCACCTGGACCGCGAGCGGAGGGACCATCATCGGCAGCGGTGCCACCAATGCCGACGGAGTCGCCACCGCGGCCTGGACCGTCGGCAACATCGCGGGACCACAAACGGCAAACGCCACGGTGGGGACCGCGTCAACGCAGTTCGCCGCGACGGTACTCACTGCGACTCCTGGCGTACTCGGTCTGGCCTTCCCCGGGAGCGCCGGGAACGGGCAGACGGGCAACGCCGGATCCCAGCTCGGCAACGAATTGCGGGTCATGGTGACTCGTGGTGGCGTACCGGCTGGTGGTGAGCTCGTCATCTGGCAGGCCGACGGTGCCAACGCGTTCTTCGAGCCGGCCCAGACGACCTCCGGCGTGGACGGTATCGCGACTTCGTTCTGGACGCTCGGTACGGCGATCGGCGCGCAGACCGCAACGGCATTTGCCGGCACGCTCGCAGGGCCGAGCCTTGGCTTCGCCGCGACGAGCGTCGCGTTGCCGCCAGGTACGGCCACCGTGAAGCTCTTCACCGCTGGCGGTGCCCGCTTCGAGCCCGCGACTCTCGTGATCGCAGCGGGGACGACGGTGAGCTTCGTCTGGCAGGATGGGTTCCACGATCTGGTGCCCTACGGCAATCCGTCCTTCCCTGGCCAAGGCGGGGGATTCGATCCTCCAAAGACCTATCAGGTCAAGTTCACGGCGCCGGGCACGTACAAGTATTACTGCAGCGTGCACGGCTCCACGACCAGCGGCATGCGCGGTACGGTGATCGTCCAGTGA
- a CDS encoding prolyl oligopeptidase family serine peptidase: MFRRVPATLLFIVAASATSLPAQGGYRDAPAAIARMLDARPTPVLSLSPRRNFFVLAERKGQLAPITEVAAPHLKLAGSRIDPRTNGPANATGYIALTLQRARDRTQVTVRVPEGGRLSGADWAPDGAKFTFTQTSDQGISLFLGDTTGQVRRLTGPVLNLAHGAACDWLDGGARLLCATIPAGRGAPPVRPNTPTSAITQETEGKGVPAPTYEDLLKDPTDESMFEYYFATQYLVVELDGKMAPFGKAGLVTSVNASPDDQWFLVTTVHRPFSYLFPWSRFPARTELWRRDGTVAKVLEDRTRIESAPNVRGAVLPGPRGYRWRADAMATLLWTEALDGGDPRVAAPKRDRILALDAPFTGTAATLAETEWRAGGITWGRGNFALLSESNAKERKSRTWILDPSHPGSTPRLLWERSSDDRYNDPGTPLMMQTPDGRSLLQFSRDGKALWLTGAGASSEGDRPFLDKIDLATLKTTRLFRSQAPYYESVVAALDADAGTFLTRRESKAEPANYFQRDVILRRAPLALTDVKDPAPEFAGVTSQLITYTRADGVKLSGTLYLPPGYNASRDGRLPFLLWVYPAEFGSADAASQVSGSPYRFVRPSGASQLFLLTQGYGVLDNPTFPIVGVNGKEPNDTYVEQLEMSAKAAIDTLVAMGVGDRDRMAVGGHSYGAFTTANLLAHTRLFKAGIARSGAYNRSLTPFGFQNEQRTYWEAEDVYNRMAPFNYADKLKDPILFIHGTDDDNQGTFPIQSERMYAAVKGNGGTARLVMLPGERHGYAARESIGQTLAEMTGWLDKHLKGPKALVP, encoded by the coding sequence GACGAAACTTCTTCGTGCTGGCGGAGCGGAAGGGGCAGCTGGCGCCGATCACCGAGGTCGCCGCACCGCATCTCAAGCTTGCCGGCAGTCGCATCGATCCGCGAACCAACGGTCCGGCCAATGCCACGGGATACATCGCCCTGACGTTGCAGCGCGCCCGTGATCGCACGCAGGTCACGGTGCGGGTGCCGGAAGGCGGTCGACTCAGCGGCGCCGACTGGGCGCCCGACGGGGCGAAGTTCACCTTCACGCAGACGAGCGACCAGGGCATCTCGCTTTTCCTCGGCGACACGACGGGGCAGGTGCGGCGACTCACCGGTCCGGTACTGAATCTTGCCCACGGCGCCGCCTGTGACTGGCTCGATGGTGGAGCCCGGCTGCTCTGCGCCACGATTCCGGCCGGGCGAGGTGCACCACCTGTTCGGCCGAACACGCCGACGTCGGCGATCACGCAGGAGACCGAAGGGAAGGGGGTGCCAGCCCCGACCTATGAGGACCTGCTCAAGGATCCGACCGACGAGTCGATGTTCGAGTACTACTTCGCGACGCAGTACCTGGTCGTCGAGCTCGACGGGAAGATGGCCCCGTTCGGCAAGGCAGGCCTGGTGACATCGGTGAACGCATCGCCTGACGACCAGTGGTTCCTCGTGACGACGGTGCACCGGCCGTTCTCCTATCTCTTCCCGTGGAGCCGCTTCCCGGCACGCACGGAACTGTGGCGCCGTGATGGCACCGTGGCGAAGGTGCTCGAGGATCGTACCAGAATCGAGAGCGCACCCAACGTGCGGGGCGCCGTCCTGCCGGGGCCGCGTGGCTATCGCTGGCGCGCCGATGCCATGGCGACGCTACTCTGGACCGAAGCGCTCGACGGTGGCGATCCGCGGGTTGCTGCGCCAAAGCGCGACCGGATTCTTGCCCTCGACGCGCCGTTCACCGGAACCGCTGCCACGCTCGCCGAAACCGAATGGCGCGCCGGGGGGATCACCTGGGGACGCGGGAATTTCGCCCTCCTGAGTGAATCGAATGCCAAGGAGCGGAAGTCGCGCACCTGGATCCTGGATCCATCGCACCCCGGGAGTACCCCGCGGTTGCTCTGGGAGCGATCGAGCGACGATCGCTACAACGACCCCGGGACGCCACTGATGATGCAGACGCCGGATGGTCGATCGCTGCTGCAGTTCTCCCGCGATGGCAAGGCGCTCTGGCTCACTGGCGCCGGCGCCTCGTCGGAAGGCGATCGCCCGTTTCTCGACAAGATCGACCTCGCCACGCTCAAGACCACTCGCCTCTTCCGGTCGCAGGCTCCCTACTACGAGAGTGTGGTCGCGGCACTCGATGCCGACGCCGGAACCTTTCTGACCCGTCGCGAATCGAAGGCCGAGCCGGCGAACTACTTCCAGCGTGACGTGATCCTGCGGCGCGCGCCGCTGGCACTCACGGATGTGAAGGATCCCGCGCCCGAGTTCGCGGGGGTCACGTCGCAGCTTATCACCTACACGCGCGCCGACGGTGTCAAGCTCTCCGGCACACTCTATCTGCCACCGGGTTACAACGCATCGCGCGATGGTCGGCTGCCGTTCCTGCTCTGGGTATATCCGGCCGAGTTCGGATCCGCTGACGCGGCCTCGCAAGTGAGCGGCTCGCCGTATCGCTTCGTGCGGCCCTCCGGAGCCTCGCAGCTCTTCCTGCTGACGCAGGGCTACGGTGTGCTCGACAACCCGACCTTCCCGATTGTCGGTGTCAACGGCAAGGAGCCGAATGACACCTATGTCGAGCAGCTCGAAATGTCAGCGAAGGCCGCCATCGACACGCTGGTGGCAATGGGCGTTGGCGATCGCGACCGGATGGCTGTCGGCGGACATTCATACGGCGCCTTTACCACGGCGAACCTGCTCGCGCATACCCGACTGTTCAAGGCGGGGATCGCGCGCAGTGGCGCCTATAACCGGTCGTTGACGCCGTTCGGTTTCCAGAATGAGCAGCGCACGTACTGGGAAGCGGAAGATGTCTACAACCGGATGGCGCCATTCAACTACGCCGACAAGCTGAAGGATCCGATTCTCTTCATCCACGGCACCGACGACGACAATCAGGGCACCTTCCCGATCCAGTCCGAGCGGATGTATGCGGCGGTGAAGGGGAATGGCGGCACGGCGCGACTGGTGATGCTACCGGGAGAGCGTCACGGCTACGCGGCACGCGAATCGATTGGTCAGACCCTCGCCGAAATGACGGGGTGGCTGGACAAGCATTTGAAGGGACCGAAGGCGTTGGTGCCCTGA